A window of Rhododendron vialii isolate Sample 1 chromosome 11a, ASM3025357v1 contains these coding sequences:
- the LOC131306660 gene encoding uncharacterized protein LOC131306660, with product MDALSLSSPPLSLNPLSANLLSLKCPTPLCKPPTFSLRPSTSPQSFKCSPLGSHYLRKTPKTQVVHNTLNMAAPQAPPPARSGVGDGDVMGMLFRERIVFLGHEIDDFVADLVISQLLLLDAQDPTKDIKLFINSPGGSHSAAMALYDVIRVVRADVSTVAMGIAASSASIILGAGTKGKRLAMPNARIMMRQPLGGESGPVTELEIETKELKQYKANVIKIISDITGHTLEQVEKDIDEDRYMSPIEAVEYGIIDDVIDRDSIVPLMPIPEFRRDKRFPNKFSNIVDTLEPNVPDDEIY from the exons ATGgacgcgctctctctctcctcccctcccctATCCTTAAACCCTCTCTCCGCCAACCTGCTTTCCCTCAAGTGCCCTACCCCTCTCTGCAAACctcccactttctctctccgACCTTCCACATCCCCACAATCTTTCAAATGCTCACCACTTGGTTCCCACTACTTACGCAAAACCCCCAAAACCCAAGTCGTCCACAACACTCTTAACATGGCGGCCCCGCAGGCGCCGCCACCGGCCAGGAGCGGCGTGGGCGACGGCGACGTCATGGGGATGCTGTTCAGGGAGAGGATCGTCTTCTTGGGGCACGAAATCGACGATTTCGTGGCCGACTTGGTTATCAGTCAGTTGCTCCTGCTGGACGCTCAGGACCCGACTAAGGATATCAAGCTCTTCATCAATTCGCCCGGTGGGTCCCACAG TGCGGCAATGGCTCTCTACGATGTCATAAGGGTTGTAAGGGCTGATGTTTCTACAGTTGCAATGGGCATTGCGGCATCATCAGCTTCAATAATCCTTGGTGCTGGCACTAAAGGCAAGCGCCTCGCGATGCCCAATGCACGGATAATGATGCGTCAACCTTTGGGAGGTGAAAGTGGACCGGTTACCGAATTGGAAATTGAAACCAAGGAGCTCAAGCAATACAAGGCTAATGTCATAAAAATCATATCGGATATCACTGGGCACACATTGGAACAGGTTGAGAAAGACATTGATGAAGATCGCTACATGTCTCCTATTGAAGCTGTTGAATATGGAATAATTGATGATGTTATTGATAGAGATAGCATTGTACCACTTATGCCTATTCCAGAATTTCGGAGAGATAAAAGGTTCCCTAATAAATTTTCCAATATCGTGGACACCCTAGAGCCAAATGTCCCTGATGACGAGATATATTAG